atccttctaaggactggagtaagcatctcggagttggaatgtatgctttgataagatgatcaaagattttgggtgtatacaaagtttatgagaaacttgtatttccaaagaagtgagtgggagcactatagaatttccgatgagtatatgttgttgacatattgttgatcagaaatgacgtagaatttctggaaagcatatagggttatttggaaagtgtttttcaatggaaagcctggattaagctacttgagcattgagcatcaagatctataaggatagatcaaaacgcttaatggtactttcaaatgagcacataccttgacatgatcttgaaggtgttcaagatggatcagtcaaagaaggagttcttgcctgagttgtaaagtatgaagttaagacttaaagctcgaccacggcagaatagagagaaaggacgaaggtcgtcccctatgcttaagacataggctctacagtatgctatgctgtgtaccgcacctgaagtgtgccttgccatgagtcagtcaaggggtacaagagtgatccaagaatggatcacaggacagcggtcaaagttatccttagtaactagtggactaaggaattttctcgattatggaggtggtaaaagagttcgtcgtaaagggttacgccgatgcaagatttgacactaatccagattattctgagtagtaaactggattcgtatagtagaacagttatttggaatagctccaaataagagcgtggtagctgcatctaggagatgacatagagatttgtaaagcacacacggatctgaaaggttcagacccgatgactataacctctctcacaagcataacatgatcaaacctagaactcattgagtgttaatcacatagtgatgtgaactagactactgactctagtaaactcttgggtgttagtcacatggcgatgtgaccttgagtgttaatcacatatcggtgtgaactagattactgactctagtgcaagtgggagactgttggaaatatgccctagaggcaataataaattgattattattatatttccttgttcatgataatcgtttattatccatgctagaattgtattgataggaaactcagatacatgtgtggatacatagacaacaccatgtccctagtaagcctctagttgactagctcgttgatcaatagatggttaaggtttcctgaccatggacattggatgtcattgataacaggatcacatcattaggagaatgatgtgatggacaagacccaatcctaagcctagcacaagatcatgtagttcgtatgctaaagcttttctaatgtcaagtatcatttccttagaccatgaaattgtgcaactcccggataccgtaggagtgctttgggtgtaccaaacgtcacaacgtaactgggtggctataaaggtacactacaggtatctccgaaagtgtctgttgggttggcacgaatcgagactgggatttgtcactccgtgtaaacggagaggtatctctgggcccactcggtaggacatcatcataatgtgcacaatgtgatcaaggagttgatcacgggatgatgtgttatggaatgagtaaagagacttgccggtaacgagattgaacaaggtatcgggataccgacgatcgaatctcgggcaagtgtcgtaccgatagacaaagggaattgtatacgggattgattaagtccttgacatcgtggttcatccgatgagatcatcgtggaacatgtgggagccaacatgggtatccagatcccgctgttggttattgaccggagagtcatctcggtcatgtctgcatgtctcccgaacccgtagggtctacacacttaaggttcggtgacgctagggttatagagatattagtatgcggtaacccgaaagttgttcggagtcccggatgagatcccgaacgtcacgaggagttccggaatggtccggaggtaaagaattatatataggaagtgctgtttcggccatcgggacaagtttcagggtcaccggtattgtaccgggaccaccaaaagggtcccgggggtccaccgggtggggccacatgggctgtagggggtgcgccttggcctacatgggccaagggcaccagcccctagaggcccatgcgccaaagggacaagaggaggggagagtcctaaaaggggaaggcacctccgaggtgcctttgggaggatggactccttcccccccttggccgcacccttccttggaggaaggggcaaggctgcgccctccccctcccccttggccctatatatagtggggggaagggagggcaaccatacctaagccctggcgcctccctctccctcccatgacacatctccctcctcccgcagcgcttggcgaagccctgttgaaatcccgctacttccaccaccacgccgtcgtgttgttggatctccatcaacctctcctccccccttgctggatcaagaaggaggagacgtcgctgttccgtacgtgtgttgaacgcggaggtgccgtccgttcggcgctaggatcatcggtgattcggatcacgacgagtacgactccatcaaccccgttctcttgaatgctttcgcacgcgatctacaagggtatgtagatccactcctcccttgttgctagatgactccatagattgatcttggtgacacgtaggaaaattttgaatttatgctacattccccaacacctttgtcatcggtatgttattgcccgagattcgatcgtcggtatctcaatacctagttcaatctcgttaccggcaagtctctttactcgttccgtaatgcatcatccagtaactaactcattagtcacattgcttgtaaggcttatagtgatgtgcattaccgagagggcccagagatacctctccgataatcggagtgacaaatcataatctcgaaatacgccaactcaacaagtacatttggagacacctgtagagcacctttataattacccagttacgttgtgacgtttggcagcacacaaagtgttcctccggtaaacgggagttgcataatctcagtcataggaacatgtataagtcatgaagaaagcaatagcaacatactaaacgatcaagtgctaagctaatggaatgggtcaagtcaatcacatcattctcctaatgatgtgatcttgtttatcaaatgacaactcatgtctatggctaagaaaattaaccatctttgatcaacgagctagtcaagtagaggcatactagtgacactctgttttgtctatgtattcacacatgtattatgtttccggttaatacaattctagcatgaataataaacatttattatgaaataagggaataaataataactttattattgcctctagggcatatttccttcagggggcgccaccccttgtgggctgccttgccTCCCTCGTATGGCCCATATGACCCATATCTTCCCCCGNNNNNNNNNNNNNNNNNNNNNNNNNNNNNNNNNNNNNNNNNNNNNNNNNNNNNNNNNNNNNNNNNNNNNNNNNNNNNNNNNNNNNNNNNNNNNNNNNNNNNNNNNNNNNNNNNNNNNNNNNNNNNNNNNNNNNNNNNNNNNNNNNNNNNNNNNNCCGATACATtctgaaacactttcggtgtctgaatactatcgtccaatatatcaatctttacctctcgaccatttcgagactccttatcatgtccgtgatctcatccgggactccgaacaatcttcggtcaccaaaacacataactcataatagaaatcgtcatccaacgttaagcgtgcggaccctacggattcgaaaactatgtagacatgaccgagacacctctccgatcaataaccaatagcggaacctggatgctcatattggctcccacatattctatgaagatctttatcggtcgaaccgttatgacaacatacgttattccctttgtcatcggtatgttacttgcccgagattcgatcgtcggtatcttcatacctagttcaatctcgttaccgaaaagtctctttactcattccgtaatacatcatcccacaactaactcattagtcacgttgcttgcaaggtttattttgatgtccattaccgagagggcccagagatacctctccgatactctgagtgacaaatcctaatctcgatctatgccaaccaaacaaacacctccggagatacctgtagagcatctttataatcacccagttacattgtgatgtttgatagcacacaaggcattcctcaagtatccgggagttgcataatctcatagtcgaaggaatatgtatttgacatgaagaagacaatagcaataaaactgaacgatcaatatgctatgctaacggatgggtcttgtccatcacatcattctcctaatgatgtgatcccgttcataaaatgacaacacatgtctatggttaggtaaCTTAATCatccttgattaacgagctagtttagtagaggcttattagggacacgatgttttgtctatgtatccacacatgtatcaagtttccggttaatacaattctagcatgaataataaacatttatcatgatataaggaaatataaaataacaactttattattgcctctagggcatatttccttcactacacgCGTCGATAAGATTAGTCGTCGCGGCTCGCTCCACTGATCACGCCGGTACGCCGAGCGTTCAAAACGGTGGCCAAAAGCGCCGGCAGTCAGTCACCgacgccgcctccctcccttgACGGGCCCACGACCTCCTCCGGTCCCAACTATAAGCACAGACGACCGGGCCCTCCATCTGAGTGGAGATGATTTCTCTTGGGACCATCTCCGTGCAGCAAAGGTGTACTTCCGCAACCTGCCTTTGACGTCACCTTGCCAGACGCGCGGTTGAGCTGTTGGGCCGAGCCCAGTAGGCGTCGGTTTGTTACGTTGCGCCCAGTGCGCTTCTTTGTTTCAAATCTGATCATTTCAGCCTAGTACGGTTTAATTTCTTTTTCCTTTTATCTTTATCTAGAGAATTCAtaaatccatagaatattcatttgAAATCTAAATTTGATTATTCAAATTCCCATATGCTTCTAAATTCATGGCCTATTTAATAGAGTAGTTATATCATTTTTCTAGAGAGCTTTCCTGGGTTGTGCGTGATAAAACCCGTATTCTTCATATTAAATCCATCTTTAATAATTCATAAAATATTCTCCATGTCTGTAAACTCAGATTTTTTTTTCCAATATTCTTCTCTAGACCATACCTATTTAACAGAAGTGGTTTCACGGTTTTCTGAGCACTTTATGTTTCATGTTTTTATTGTGTGGTTTATTTGCTATTGATTTTACTTTCGACTACTAGAACGCAATCCGAAACAAAACTTTCAAAGAGGGATCAGAGAAGTTTGAAGACCTTACTGAGCCAGACAAGCATCCGCTTTGATCATGTCGAACCCTATACCTAGATTATATTTTACAGAATTATTTTATATGCATAAAATGCTATCTTTGGTATAGATTGCCATGGTAGTTTAGCAAGTAGCTAAGACCCAAATCCTTTGATAACATGATACCCCTTTTATTGATAATGCCCACCTTTGTCATATCAGTCATCTCGTAATGTGACAATCCATTTATTTTCCACAAGATTAAAAAGGTAAATATATACCATTAATGGATATTTGAAATTTAAATTTCATACAAGCATGGCATAGCTCATAGTGATTGGATGATTTTGCAGTATCAATACAATGTGATATTCTGGAGGCTATTTCGGATCTGGGGAGCATATGCTCCTGGATGAACAATAAATTCTAAATAAATAGtaagtttttaaaaaaaatctgtttttttagATTTCATGTTCTTTAGTTGTGTAGATTTTTATGTTAGTGTAACAAGCATGTTTGTGCTTGAATTTTTTTATGTGTAACGGAATAGCAGTGCTTCGTCGGTGAAACAAACAAAATTAGGTGTACCATTTCGTGTTTGACTTGTTTTTTTTAACAGGTCAAAATGCGTAGGTCTTTACCTAAAAGTTTGCGAGCAACATTTAGATGAAAAGAGACATTCCGTTGACTCGACTACGAGCCGCATATGATGGGTTTATCAACCTCGGTATGATAGGGCGGCTCAATCTCAATCTCTTGGAGGCGCTCGCAGAGTTAGAGTGTGCACGCATGTGTTTAGAGTGATGAGTGTAAGTACTATGTTAAAAAAAATATGGCCATTAATAACACATCTAATTTTTTTTCAGACTTTTGACATCTAGAAATTTTTTTTTGATGCGCGGGAGCGTGTGCTTCCGAGCCGGTGAAAAAAATTATCTCAAAAAAAAACTGTGGAGTAAAAAGGGTATAGCAACAGCAActggaggcaggcaggcagggccaGGTGAGGTGGGCAGTGGAATTAATGGCGAGCAGTCAAGACGGTGGGCCCACCCGTtcccttctccctcctctccttTCCCATCCATCCCAGTGAGAACAGAGGAGAGCAGAGCAGAAAGAAACGCCGCCCCTCGGAGGAGGGGAGACCGACCACCGGAGCAAGAAGcaaggagggagggggcggccaTGGTCACGCCCCTCGACCTCGTCATCGCCCTCGCCGCGctgctcctctccgccgccgcgcccgcgcccgcgctgGCTCACACCCGTGAGTACTACTTGCCACCGTCTTCTCTTTTCCCCCCTTCACTCCTCTATAGACAGATCCATGCCTTCTTCCCCAGCAGTGTGTTCCTGCCTTGCTTGCTCCTTGCGAGAACCTCGCGCGTGACCAGTTCGAAGTCAAAATATTTTCCTCAATCTCGTCTGCAAGGTCCGATTGATACTCCGGTGGTCAATGCCATCTGAAAGAGCAGTAGATTTATCATAATCTAGCGCCCATCTGAAAGAGCAGTAAATTTGTCATATGCCATCTTTTCTTTGCCAAGGGCGCACACAAATCAGAAGATAGACAACTAAATTTGTCTCCCGGCTTCGCCAAAACATGTGATTTTGCTCCACCAAGGCCGGCACAAAAACAACAAATCTGCGGCACCTCGTCCCCCCTCTCTGATATATATACTGGTGCTGGTGTGGGCGTGGCCGTCGACAACTATCAAGCCTCACTGGATAGATCCATAAAATATATTATTCCCTAATGGTTTACTCTATTGCTACATCTGGCACAAAACCTGCGCTCTAGATTATGCTCCTGTCAGAAACCGATCATATGTAGTACCTGAAATGGCTCCACTCTTTCTGGTTGGCAAGCCAGCCACAACCCATTTTGGGCAGATGAGTTGGCCAGACCTTGCAAAAAAGAGAGATTTGGTAGTAATAGGATTTCAGACTTGCATGCATCCACATGTATAACTGTTTTAAGAGGCTCTAGATAGACTCCGTTGCCAATCCAATCATATTTCCCATAAGGTTATTAATATCAATACTTTCTGTTTTCTGCAGCGTCATGTCCCGACGGTTGGCAAATCAGTCCTGACCGGCTAAAGTGCTTCATGCACATCTCAAGCTCACTTTCCTGGGACGGATCCGAAGCTCTCTGCCGCAACTTCAGCAGTCATCTGGCTGCATTATCATCGGTTCAGGAGCTAAATTTCGCAAGGTCTCTCTGTGGAGCTGCCTCCTCCGGGTGCTGGGTTGGAGGGCGTCGCCGCAACACCAGCGGTCTTGTTGGATGGAAATGGTCTGACAATTCGTCTTCTTGGAATGAGACCGCCTTTCCCGGCGAGCCGTTGCATCCCAATTGCACCGGCGCTCGCTGCAGTCTAGCCACCGGCGACGATATGTGCACTTTGGTGACCAGTAAGCACACTGCACTTACTGGAAAGAAGTGTGCCGAGTCACATGGGCTGATTTGCATGATGAATCACGGTGAGTCTTTTTTTTTTGgtaacactggagtacttttgttcCGTTACATGAAAATTTAGTTGCACTAACAGTCTGACACCCACTGATTTATGCCAGAAGATAGGTGCTACCATGATCACTGCCACAAGGAGTATTTCATAGTCCTCATCGTCGTAAGCGGCTTGATTCTCTCGACCACTCTAGCTGTTGTGGTTTGGCTGCTCGTCTACAAGCGAAGCAAGAAAAGGAAAAGATCGCGTGAAGCTTCCGGCGCTTCAGCTACCGCATTAGTGCCACCGCTATGGAAAGTGTTCAACAGTGAAGAACTTAGATCGATAACCAAGAACTTCAGTGAGGGAAACCGGCTGCCCGGAAATGCCAAGACAGGTGGTACCTACAGTGGAACCTTGCCAGATGGATCCAAATTAGCAATTAAGAGATTGAAGAGATCCAGCCTACAAAGGAAAAAGGATTTCTACTCCGAGATCAGTAGAGTTGCAAAGCTCTATCATCCTAATTTAGTGGCTGTAAAAGGATGTTGTTATGATCATGGCGACCGCTTTATTGTCTATGAGTTTGTCGCCAATGGGCCGTTGGATGTGTGGCTGCATCATATTCCCAGAGGAGGGCGGAGCCTTGATTGGGCAACGAGAATGAGAGTTGCCACAACCCTTGCACAGGGGATTGCGTAAGTCATCCTAACTCTTGTCTGTTCCACTCCGAGAAATGTTATTTTTTTACTTAACTATTTGGAAAGTAATAGCTGATAAAGCACCTGTGGTCTAAGCTGCAATTATTTTAATCCATTCAGTTTCTTCTTTCATTATATTGATGCCTGTTTGCTGTGTTTACCCAATTATGGTTGCTTGTTAAGCGGAACTTGTAGTCCACAGATGTTTAATTCTTGGGAAAATGCTGGACATGCTTATGTTTATGTTAGGTTATAAATTGCGATATATAATTGCATAAGTCAGCTCTGGATTCACCGTTTTACTGTTGTAggtttctctgacatatttattaatTGGGAAAATTGCGATATATAATTGCATAAGTCAGCTCTGGACACTGAAACATTAATTCGAGACATTTGGCTATCTTTAACCATATTAGTACCATTAATGATCGCATACTTACCGGTAGTCTTTTGATTCCAGATTTTTGCATGACAAGGTGAAGCCCCAGGTAGTCCACCGTGATATCCGTGCAAGCAACGTCCTTctggacgaggaatttggttcccaTCTGATGGGGGTTGGGCTGTCCAAGTTTGTGCCGTGGGAAGTAATGCACGAGAGGACCGTCAAGGCGGCAACATACGGTTACCTTGCCCCAGAGTTCATATACAGGAACGAGCTGACAACAAAGAGCGACGTCTACAGCTTCGGCGTGCTGCTTCTAGAAATCATCAGTGGCCGTAGGCCAGCACAGTCCGTTGAATCTGCTGGATGGCAGACTATATTCGAGTGGGCGACGCCTCTGGTCCAATCACACCGGCATCTGGAGCTGCTGGATCCGCTCATCAACGACTTGCCGGAGATAGGAGTGATCCAGAAGGTCGTGGACCTCGTCTACGCCTGCACCCAGCATGTCCCCTCGGTGCGCCCAAGGATGTCTCACGTCGTCCATCAGCTGCAGCAGCTTGAGCTCAAGTCAGCGGCGTCCGAGCAGCTGAGGAGCGGGACCAGCACCAGCGCGACTTCACCGATGCTGCCATTGGAGGTCCGGACACCTCGCTGAAACCATCGGTCTAGAAACACCGCTGTTCTTCTCATCATCAGCCATTAGGTAGCGCATTTCTTGCAGCGTGGAGTGACCCAAGAGCCTCCTGTAACCGTAAGCGCAACGACTTTCTTGTGGGCAAGTACTTAGGGAGAGTAGGGTCCTGGAGGTCTAAACCCCCGTTCTTGCCATCGTTGTCGAGGGCCATTTGTACCCCAGCTGATTTCTACCTTAGATCTCAACATGTCTGAGTTTAGCAAGCAACATGAATTGTTCAATGTCGGTACTCGGTACAAGCTGTTTGTCTGTATGTTATCTGAATGTTGATGTCAGTGGTTCGTGGTATATCCTTTCTCAACTTATCGCTGAGCTTCGTATTTACAATTGAGAACAAGACATGTTGAGAGTACCATTCCAGGGTTGCACTAGAAGATGCACACTCATGAACTATAAATAGACATGTCTGAGTTTAGCGAGCAACGTTCAGTGTCTACTCTCTAGGAGCTGCTGGTCTATGTATTATCTGAATGTTGTTTGATCTCGGTAGTTTTGTGATATAACACATTGTCGAGCTTCATATTTACACTTGAGAACAAAAATGTGTTGAGATCTTTGCACTAGATGTGCTCATGAAGTAACTAGTGAAGTAGAAGGTTCTTAATTAATCTGCACAGCAGAGTCAACTGGAGCTAAGGAACAGGCTTTCGCCGTACCCTGTTGAAGGTAGGTTTCAGTGGCTGGCTAACGCTGGGCTCAAACGGCAGCAACGGCTTCTTCCCCTGTGTGCTACTGACACCACTGCGGCCGGACGCCATCGCAGCGCCGGCGCCGGCTGCCTTGCTGGCCCTCTGCTTCTTGGCCTTGGGGGCCTCCAGCCGCTCCAGGATCCTTGAGGTCTTCTCGTCCAGTGGCTTCACCGGAGAGGGAAGCATGGATACCGGAGGCCTGGGGAATTGGGCCCTGGAAGAGGAGACCGGGGTGCAGAAGTCGTcgttgtcgtcgatgatgatgagcTTCTCCCACTCCTCGGAGATGCTGGGCGACACCTTCTCCTTGGGCTGCTGGCTCGGGAGCTTCCTCTCCTTGGGCTGGCTCGGGAGCCTGTCTTTCGGAACTCGGAAAGGCGATGCTGTCGTCTGTGGCTCGCTGAACGCGTAGATCCGGTCGGCGTCTCTGGCCTTCTCCCTTTGGCTCATGAACATGTTTCCCCTGGGACCCTGCAATGCTGGTATTTGTGGCTCGCTGAATGAGTCAAGATGGATGGCATCATTCACAGCATAGGCTGGGGTAATTGACCTGCCAAATGAGGTTGAAATAATCAAAACTTCTCATATATATTGTCTCTTAGTAGCCAGCCAGGTAGCAAAACCCAAAGAAGAACTCAAAATAGTAGTCTCTGAAAGCATAGGTTGGAGTATCAGGAGAAGCATTATGAAATTTGAACTTCTGAAGTAATTACTGAGGAGGAGGTACCCGAATTGCAGGCTATCCTTCACCAGAGAATTCAGCTTCGAGTGGAAACCTCTTTCATGGTgtagagggttgtattccttcacAGCAATCTGAAACACTTCCAAGTTGTTAGCAGGCATGTAGTAGGCAACCACACCATGCAACTACAGAGACATGGAGCGGTCCGAAACCATACCTTTGATAAAGAGGTTTCAATTGAATTCT
The Triticum dicoccoides isolate Atlit2015 ecotype Zavitan chromosome 3A, WEW_v2.0, whole genome shotgun sequence genome window above contains:
- the LOC119267002 gene encoding C-type lectin receptor-like tyrosine-protein kinase At1g52310 isoform X1, whose translation is MVTPLDLVIALAALLLSAAAPAPALAHTPSCPDGWQISPDRLKCFMHISSSLSWDGSEALCRNFSSHLAALSSVQELNFARSLCGAASSGCWVGGRRRNTSGLVGWKWSDNSSSWNETAFPGEPLHPNCTGARCSLATGDDMCTLVTSKHTALTGKKCAESHGLICMMNHEDRCYHDHCHKEYFIVLIVVSGLILSTTLAVVVWLLVYKRSKKRKRSREASGASATALVPPLWKVFNSEELRSITKNFSEGNRLPGNAKTGGTYSGTLPDGSKLAIKRLKRSSLQRKKDFYSEISRVAKLYHPNLVAVKGCCYDHGDRFIVYEFVANGPLDVWLHHIPRGGRSLDWATRMRVATTLAQGIAFLHDKVKPQVVHRDIRASNVLLDEEFGSHLMGVGLSKFVPWEVMHERTVKAATYGYLAPEFIYRNELTTKSDVYSFGVLLLEIISGRRPAQSVESAGWQTIFEWATPLVQSHRHLELLDPLINDLPEIGVIQKVVDLVYACTQHVPSVRPRMSHVVHQLQQLELKSAASEQLRSGTSTSATSPMLPLEVRTPR
- the LOC119267002 gene encoding C-type lectin receptor-like tyrosine-protein kinase At1g52310 isoform X2; translation: MVTPLDLVIALAALLLSAAAPAPALAHTPSCPDGWQISPDRLKCFMHISSSLSWDGSEALCRNFSSHLAALSSVQELNFARSLCGAASSGCWVGGRRRNTSGLVGWKWSDNSSSWNETAFPGEPLHPNCTGARCSLATGDDMCTLVTSKHTALTGKKCAESHGLICMMNHDRCYHDHCHKEYFIVLIVVSGLILSTTLAVVVWLLVYKRSKKRKRSREASGASATALVPPLWKVFNSEELRSITKNFSEGNRLPGNAKTGGTYSGTLPDGSKLAIKRLKRSSLQRKKDFYSEISRVAKLYHPNLVAVKGCCYDHGDRFIVYEFVANGPLDVWLHHIPRGGRSLDWATRMRVATTLAQGIAFLHDKVKPQVVHRDIRASNVLLDEEFGSHLMGVGLSKFVPWEVMHERTVKAATYGYLAPEFIYRNELTTKSDVYSFGVLLLEIISGRRPAQSVESAGWQTIFEWATPLVQSHRHLELLDPLINDLPEIGVIQKVVDLVYACTQHVPSVRPRMSHVVHQLQQLELKSAASEQLRSGTSTSATSPMLPLEVRTPR